A region from the Acyrthosiphon pisum isolate AL4f chromosome A1, pea_aphid_22Mar2018_4r6ur, whole genome shotgun sequence genome encodes:
- the LOC100573459 gene encoding TP53-regulated inhibitor of apoptosis 1 isoform X2 yields MNDSNSMDECKSFKKQYDKCFNAWFRDKFLKGSNDDSVCSELLKNYTGCVKNAMKEKDIVIGEFRRYHPKVSSNYEPFKNK; encoded by the exons At gaatgACTCAAATTCTATGGATGAATGcaaatcttttaaaaaacaatatgacaAGTGTTTTAATGCTTGGTTCAGGGATAAATTTCTTAAAGGAAGTAACGATGACTCAGTGTGTTCAGAGCTTTTGAAGAACTACACAGGCTGTGTcaag aaTGCAATGAAAGAAAAGGACATTGTTATTGGAGAATTCAGACGATATCATCCAAAAGTTAGTTCCAACTATgaaccatttaaaaataaataa
- the LOC100159430 gene encoding mediator of RNA polymerase II transcription subunit 28-like has protein sequence MATPTSGNGNLVDEFDEAFMSLIEIISKEEETFSPVDKEEVRVDIDQCTMRFIDIARQLEAFFLQKRFLLSALKPELIVKEDISELRLELARKDDLIRRHYDKISIWQNLLADLQQVAKSPAQSTMGQSPMPAPMPSPLPIGPPQQQLSPQVPGGMVSPQQAMFLQQQQQQQQQQQRPGPVAGGPMPGALLQGPLAYLEKTTSNIGMGDGRR, from the coding sequence ATGGCCACTCCGACCAGCGGCAATGGAAATTTGGTGGACGAATTCGACGAAGCGTTCATGTCACTTATcgaaataatatcaaaagaagAAGAGACGTTCTCGCCGGTTGACAAAGAAGAAGTGCGTGTAGACATAGATCAGTGTACCATGAGATTCATCGACATCGCTAGACAACTGGAGGCGTTTTTCCTACAGAAACGGTTTCTCTTGTCGGCCCTGAAGCCTGAACTAATCGTTAAAGAAGATATATCCGAGTTGCGTTTGGAGTTGGCGCGTAAGGATGACCTCATCCGGCGGCATTATGATAAAATCTCTATTTGGCAAAATCTGTTGGCTGATTTACAACAGGTTGCCAAATCGCCCGCCCAGAGCACTATGGGCCAGAGTCCTATGCCAGCACCAATGCCATCACCCCTACCAATAGGACCGCCCCAACAACAACTATCGCCTCAAGTACCTGGAGGTATGGTTTCGCCACAACAGGCCATGTTCTtacagcagcaacagcaacagcagcaacaacagcaaAGACCGGGTCCAGTGGCTGGTGGACCGATGCCTGGTGCGTTGCTACAAGGACCATTAGCATATTTGGAAAAGACCACCAGCAATATAGGAATGGGTGATGGGAGGAGGTGA
- the LOC100573459 gene encoding TP53-regulated inhibitor of apoptosis 1-B isoform X1, whose amino-acid sequence MNDSNSMDECKSFKKQYDKCFNAWFRDKFLKGSNDDSVCSELLKNYTGCVKKVMKDKDIDIGEFRPFSPNISSNYEPSKNK is encoded by the exons At gaatgACTCAAATTCTATGGATGAATGcaaatcttttaaaaaacaatatgacaAGTGTTTTAATGCTTGGTTCAGGGATAAATTTCTTAAAGGAAGTAACGATGACTCAGTGTGTTCAGAGCTTTTGAAGAACTACACAGGCTGTGTcaag aaagtgaTGAAAGACAAAGACATTGATATTGGAGAATTTAGACCATTTAGTCCAAATATTAGTTCTAATTATGAACCatctaaaaacaaatga
- the LOC100162167 gene encoding protein-lysine N-methyltransferase EEF2KMT isoform X1: MGITMVDCLNNVMVRQFMCATQLAAINFKVKNISKEVDFILMILSHPILQKYPLKTLYITTFLKTIIIQMENNGNELSDDLYLKYVELIQNQSNEGPFYKHYILDNNISNELTESVITIQESTSIVSQGTTGLCTWQAGIALSCWCLKNQDILKDKFVIELGCGTGLSGISACLNCSPSEYWFTDCHSAVLNTLKHNIQINETHHKFNCKYDIIQLSWNDIEDLKLFEKKKPDLVLAADVIFDDTMFEPLCSTLKYFTINITTEIILFCTLRNSETYTKFLATLKKYDLHFAQSVLPDNYSIVLQQNCPIYIIRVKQNAVMSKYNIL; this comes from the exons ATGGGGATTACGATGGTTGACTGTTTGAATAACGTCATGGTTAGACAATTCATGTGTGCAACTCAACTCGCAGCAATCAATTTCAAAgtaaaa aaTATATCAAAAGaagttgattttatattaatgatccTGTCACATCCAATTTTGCAGAAATACCCACTGAAAACTCTGTACATCactacatttttgaaaacaattattattcaa atggAAAATAATGGAAATGAATTGAGTGATGACTTATATTTAAAGTACGTTGAACTCATCCAAAATCAATCTAATGAAGGACCTTTTTACAAACACtatatacttgataataatattagtaacgAGTTAACAGAGTCTGTCATAACCATCCAAGAAAGTACCAGTATCGTTTCCCAAGGAACTACAGGACTCTGCACGTGGCAG GCAGGTATAGCACTAAGCTGTTGGTGTTTGAAAAATCAAGATATACTCAAAGATAAATTTGTTATCGAGTTGGGTTGTGGAACTGGGTTGAGTGGAATAAGCGCTTGTTTAAATTGTAGTCCAAGCGAATATTGGTTTACAGATTGTCACTCAGCCGTTTTAAACACCttaaaacacaatatacaaattaatgaaaCACATCATAAATTCAAttgtaaatatgatattattcaaCTATCTTGGAATGATATAgaagatttaaaattgtttgaaaagaaaaaaccaGATTTAGTTCTAGCAGCTG ATGTGATATTTGATGATACGATGTTTGAACCATTATGTagtacgttaaaatattttacaatcaatatTACAACCGAAATAATACTGTTTTGTACATTGAGAAATTCTGAGACTTATACAAAGTTCCTTGCAACTCTAA aaaagtACGACCTACATTTTGCACAAAGTGTCTTACCTGACAATTACTCAATTGTGTTACAACAAAATTgtccaatatatataatacgtgtaaAACAAAATGCAGTCatgtctaaatataatatattatag
- the LOC100573459 gene encoding TP53-regulated inhibitor of apoptosis 1-B isoform X3, whose product MDECKSFKKQYDKCFNAWFRDKFLKGSNDDSVCSELLKNYTGCVKKVMKDKDIDIGEFRPFSPNISSNYEPSKNK is encoded by the exons ATGGATGAATGcaaatcttttaaaaaacaatatgacaAGTGTTTTAATGCTTGGTTCAGGGATAAATTTCTTAAAGGAAGTAACGATGACTCAGTGTGTTCAGAGCTTTTGAAGAACTACACAGGCTGTGTcaag aaagtgaTGAAAGACAAAGACATTGATATTGGAGAATTTAGACCATTTAGTCCAAATATTAGTTCTAATTATGAACCatctaaaaacaaatga
- the LOC103310229 gene encoding putative nuclease HARBI1, with translation MDKLLKAQMILELMSSSSSSDDEMIQELTSFNTKIPKINNFLDIVKDYSDNEFKKHFRMNRSTTILIIGMFKSSPFYPKSDQAMVTARSAELHVLSFLWFASNKCALRDVASRFGLSLSSQFRINDRVMEFLIKIAPSIIKMPKSDAEKESVAKDFEMIALIPHALGCIDGTSITIRTPKHKVKSTYVNRHDIPAITLQGICDGKKRFLDAFTGPPGKIHDARVLKLSGVLDWLPRLCSEKYYLLGDGAYPLRQWLITPYRNIGHFTESQKYFNKKFSATRVKIENTFGLLKGRFRQLTQIDMHEVNKITKFIICCCVLHNLCIDNDDLINYNEYDNEEVIVTDEYVQDITVTDVQLKQAGESKRNNLKEYLLYLNN, from the exons ATGGACAAATTATTAAAGGCACAAATGATTTTGGAGTTAATGTCATCATCGTCATCTAGCGATGACGAAATGATTCAAGAATTGACCAGTTTCAAtacaaaaataccaaaaattaataatttccttGATATTGTGAAAGATTATTCGGATAatgaa TTCAAAAAACACTTTAGGATGAATAGGTCAACCACAATACTCATTATCGGTATGTTCAAAAGCTCACCATTTTATCCTAAATCTGATCAAGCAATGGTCACAGCTAGGAGTGCTGAACTACatgttttgtcatttttatg gtTTGCATCTAATAAATGTGCTTTGCGTGATGTTGCTAGCCGTTTCGGCTTATCCTTGTCGTCACAATTTAGGATTAATGACCGAGTAATggaatttctaataaaaattgctccaagtataattaaaatgcCAAAATCTGATGCTGAAAAAGAATCAGTGGCTAAAGACTTTGAAATg ATAGCTCTTATTCCTCATGCACTGGGTTGTATTGATGGCACATCAATAACAATTAGAACACCAAAACATAAAGTAAAATCTACTTATGTTAATCGCCATGATATACCAGCAATTACCTTGCAGGGAATATGTGACGGTAAAAAGCGCTTTTTAGATGCCTTCACTGGACCACCTGGTAAAATCCATGACGCCCGTGTTCTTAAATTATCAGGAGTTCTTGATTGGCTTCCAAGGTTGTGCAGTGAAAAATACTACCTATTGGGAGATGGAGCCTATCCTTTAAGACAGTGGCTCATTACACCTTATAGAAATATTGGACATTTCACagaatcacaaaaatattttaacaaaaaattcagTGCCACTagagtaaaaattgaaaatacttttGGGTTGTTAAAAGGAAGATTTCGCCAGCTGACTCAAATTGACATGCATGaggttaataaaataacaaaattcatTATTTGTTGTTGTGTTCTGCATAATTTATGCATTGATAatgatgatttaattaattataatgaatatgataATGAGGAAGTTATTGTGACCGACGAATACGTACAAGACATAACAGTTACAGATGTACAACTGAAACAAGCAGGAGAatcaaaaagaaataatttaaaagaatatttattatacttaaataactaG
- the LOC100162167 gene encoding protein-lysine N-methyltransferase EEF2KMT isoform X2 yields the protein MGITMVDCLNNVMVRQFMCATQLAAINFKNISKEVDFILMILSHPILQKYPLKTLYITTFLKTIIIQMENNGNELSDDLYLKYVELIQNQSNEGPFYKHYILDNNISNELTESVITIQESTSIVSQGTTGLCTWQAGIALSCWCLKNQDILKDKFVIELGCGTGLSGISACLNCSPSEYWFTDCHSAVLNTLKHNIQINETHHKFNCKYDIIQLSWNDIEDLKLFEKKKPDLVLAADVIFDDTMFEPLCSTLKYFTINITTEIILFCTLRNSETYTKFLATLKKYDLHFAQSVLPDNYSIVLQQNCPIYIIRVKQNAVMSKYNIL from the exons ATGGGGATTACGATGGTTGACTGTTTGAATAACGTCATGGTTAGACAATTCATGTGTGCAACTCAACTCGCAGCAATCAATTTCAAA aaTATATCAAAAGaagttgattttatattaatgatccTGTCACATCCAATTTTGCAGAAATACCCACTGAAAACTCTGTACATCactacatttttgaaaacaattattattcaa atggAAAATAATGGAAATGAATTGAGTGATGACTTATATTTAAAGTACGTTGAACTCATCCAAAATCAATCTAATGAAGGACCTTTTTACAAACACtatatacttgataataatattagtaacgAGTTAACAGAGTCTGTCATAACCATCCAAGAAAGTACCAGTATCGTTTCCCAAGGAACTACAGGACTCTGCACGTGGCAG GCAGGTATAGCACTAAGCTGTTGGTGTTTGAAAAATCAAGATATACTCAAAGATAAATTTGTTATCGAGTTGGGTTGTGGAACTGGGTTGAGTGGAATAAGCGCTTGTTTAAATTGTAGTCCAAGCGAATATTGGTTTACAGATTGTCACTCAGCCGTTTTAAACACCttaaaacacaatatacaaattaatgaaaCACATCATAAATTCAAttgtaaatatgatattattcaaCTATCTTGGAATGATATAgaagatttaaaattgtttgaaaagaaaaaaccaGATTTAGTTCTAGCAGCTG ATGTGATATTTGATGATACGATGTTTGAACCATTATGTagtacgttaaaatattttacaatcaatatTACAACCGAAATAATACTGTTTTGTACATTGAGAAATTCTGAGACTTATACAAAGTTCCTTGCAACTCTAA aaaagtACGACCTACATTTTGCACAAAGTGTCTTACCTGACAATTACTCAATTGTGTTACAACAAAATTgtccaatatatataatacgtgtaaAACAAAATGCAGTCatgtctaaatataatatattatag
- the LOC100162167 gene encoding protein-lysine N-methyltransferase EEF2KMT isoform X3 → MILLILITNVLMENNGNELSDDLYLKYVELIQNQSNEGPFYKHYILDNNISNELTESVITIQESTSIVSQGTTGLCTWQAGIALSCWCLKNQDILKDKFVIELGCGTGLSGISACLNCSPSEYWFTDCHSAVLNTLKHNIQINETHHKFNCKYDIIQLSWNDIEDLKLFEKKKPDLVLAADVIFDDTMFEPLCSTLKYFTINITTEIILFCTLRNSETYTKFLATLKKYDLHFAQSVLPDNYSIVLQQNCPIYIIRVKQNAVMSKYNIL, encoded by the exons ATGATATTGCTTATTTTGATCACTAATGTATTG atggAAAATAATGGAAATGAATTGAGTGATGACTTATATTTAAAGTACGTTGAACTCATCCAAAATCAATCTAATGAAGGACCTTTTTACAAACACtatatacttgataataatattagtaacgAGTTAACAGAGTCTGTCATAACCATCCAAGAAAGTACCAGTATCGTTTCCCAAGGAACTACAGGACTCTGCACGTGGCAG GCAGGTATAGCACTAAGCTGTTGGTGTTTGAAAAATCAAGATATACTCAAAGATAAATTTGTTATCGAGTTGGGTTGTGGAACTGGGTTGAGTGGAATAAGCGCTTGTTTAAATTGTAGTCCAAGCGAATATTGGTTTACAGATTGTCACTCAGCCGTTTTAAACACCttaaaacacaatatacaaattaatgaaaCACATCATAAATTCAAttgtaaatatgatattattcaaCTATCTTGGAATGATATAgaagatttaaaattgtttgaaaagaaaaaaccaGATTTAGTTCTAGCAGCTG ATGTGATATTTGATGATACGATGTTTGAACCATTATGTagtacgttaaaatattttacaatcaatatTACAACCGAAATAATACTGTTTTGTACATTGAGAAATTCTGAGACTTATACAAAGTTCCTTGCAACTCTAA aaaagtACGACCTACATTTTGCACAAAGTGTCTTACCTGACAATTACTCAATTGTGTTACAACAAAATTgtccaatatatataatacgtgtaaAACAAAATGCAGTCatgtctaaatataatatattatag
- the LOC100573369 gene encoding uncharacterized protein LOC100573369 codes for MTYQFIKFAITENRPIRPEQILCDVLDEDGIESQIYVSKNQLIDNGISIPEIPDNNNSSWSDGATSFMLEKYAEYLPKVGPLKLFLKKKDLWQQISVDLINELNVTKNAIQVENRYKTIIKRKKNAIDHNNISGNSRIDVPFEKEIKSITALDDSIEPEVLRNSNIVKKRIPDEICKKKDVKRSKTDMAEVFLQIQREKEEAKERRRKEKMSLIEKILSAGN; via the exons ATGACTTACCAATTTATTAAGTTTGCTATAACTGAAAATAGACCAATTAGACCAGAACAAATACTTTGTGATGTACTTGATGAag atggtATAGAGTCTCAGATATATGTTTCTAAGAACCAACTGATTGATAATGGGATTTCAATACCTGAAAtaccagataataataattcaa gttgGTCTGATGGTGCTACTTCTTTCATGTTGGAGAAATATGCTGAATATTTACCAAAAGTGGGACCATTGAAacttttcctaaaaaaaaaagatctttGGCAACAAATATCTGTTGATTTAATAAATGAGCTAAATGTAacaaaaaatgcaatacaagTTGAAAATCgatacaaaacaattataaaaagaaaaaaaaatgccattGATCATAACAACATTTCAGGAAATTCTCGCATTGATGTACcttttgaaaaagaaataaaatctaTAACTGCACTTGACGATAGTATCGAACCAGAGGTTCTTagaaatagtaatattgtaaaaaaacgtATTCCAGATgagatatgtaaaaaaaaagatgtaaAAAGGTCGAAAACAGATATGGCAGAAgtttttttacaaatacaaCGAGAAAAAGAGGAAGCTAAAGAAAGAAGACGTAAAGAAAAGATGTCattaatcgaaaaaatattatctgcaggtaattaa